The Chaetodon auriga isolate fChaAug3 chromosome 4, fChaAug3.hap1, whole genome shotgun sequence region ACTGAGCAGACTTTAGTGTTGACCAAACAAGCTGAGAGGACGCAGGGAGACAAAGTCCTGCTCGCTCTCGGCTCACCGGGCTGATGGAGGCCGTCTCTTGTGGTCTCCCGCCGTCTCCGTGCGGGGCTGAGGGGAGTCGGGCTGGCGCTGAGTCGGTGGAGCTCCACTGACTCAGCAGAGCCGTGAAGTGGGCCGCCATTGTGTGCGAGCGAGCGagccggctgctgctgctctctgttcgTGCCTCTCTGTGCCCGGAGAGCCGTGAAAAGACGGTTCATAACACGCTGGATGGTTTCACGATGGAAACAATTCAGCCACTCTCATCAACTTTATCACTGAAACTGAGGCACAAATcacttttacttcctgtttaggtatctgtttattctgctttcttttattCCCCAGTCTGACATAAAGTTTGAGAtttacaaaacaaatcaaaccagGCCATTATTTTATACAGATCTGATTAATCTGCAACGGTTCGACCGAAGGACGTGTGATCTGCCTGTGTCGCCTTGACaaaaacttcctgtttgcttccttTTGTCAGGACTACCAAGAGAGCTCAGACTCTGTTCGACGGGCAGCCCACCAGTCCTCCAGGAGTGTGTCACGTCCCCATGGCTGAGCCTTTCTGCAACAGAACCAGAGAGGTGAGTCCTCAGACACCTGTGCTTACAGTCCCATGTCACacctgtcacttcctgtactCCTGAGCTTTTGTACAATTATTTTACaaaatctttcattttgtattaCTGCAAATTGTCCCTAGATCTGCTGTCATGGCTGCACTCTTGCACTTATTTTAATTATACATAGGTTTTCATTTTACTAAATTCATATCTTATCAGCGTGTGTTGCTCGGCAGTGGTttgtgctggcctgagagaatGGGCCAGTTATCTCACTGACACCAGATCAGCACGTTTCAGCAGCCGTACATTCGAGTCTGCAGCCGTGTAAAAGCATCATTTTGAGCTGAACACACTGGACTTCATCTCACAGTCAGTCGTGTCCGGGAAGATTTTGTTGTTCCGGACAACTGGGAGAAATTCCGGTCCAGTGTTGTCTTTGTTTATGGACACTGTGACAACAGCGGTTtctgaaattggtccagtaaTGTGCAAaagtgctgcagccagcaggctGTTGGGTGTTAGGTGtttgctcagtgtgtttgtttttgccactgacaggtcAAAGTGTTGTAGCAGCATTATGGAAAAGGTTCGTGCAGAGACGGACCTTTTTATTAAAGActaagatcctttttgttaaATTGCTCGTGTTGAAgacaccagactccatttacagaaacgcTAATTTTAACACTGTAAAACCCACTaaattcaaacttgacagaaacaaaataaaactcatccTCACACTGTTTCAACAATCATCacctgctctgttttggtcaaaataaaccctcGATTCACCGAGAACGTCGGGAcgtcagagaagcagcagcaacaggttgtttgcagatggagggcaggaagtgagtTTCTGCATCAGATGCACTATAATTCACTCAGAATGCAGATGTTTCGTGTCGTTTACGGTTGCTCACCAAATGATTACCAAATGTTTTCGTTCAcgagggtgaaaaatgcaaaaaattgaccaaaaaatgtgaaaacatgtctTGTTGACATCTGCGGTCAGGAGGAGTCGAGGCGGCTAACGGTGGAGATGTTGTAACATTAGCTGtagatttaaagtaacagcaACACGACAAACACTCGTTCAATCAGCGttaacaggaaaaacaaaccaacgAGGTTACAGCTGGACATCAGATTCTTTCCatttccagtttgtttttttgtttatttagtcaCTAAAAATAATGGCAGATCCACGAAAGCTGAGTTTTATTCCCTCAACGCTACATTTAGAGCGTGCCATGAATGGCCTCCTCCGCTGGCAGCGTGGAGGCGGTGCTGACTCTCTGTGCCATGCAGGTGTTGGTGGAGGTGGCGCGGAGCCTGGGCATAAAGTGCCACGTGCGAGGGACCATGCTGACCATCGAGGGGCCCCGCTTCTCCTCGCGGGCGGAGAGCCTGATGTTCCGCCAGTGGGGCGCAGACGTCATCAACATGACCACGGTGCCAGAGGTGGTGCTCGCCAAGGAGGCCGGCTTGTGCTATGCCAGCATCGCCATGGCAACAGACTACGACTGTTGGAAGGAACACGAGGAGGCGGTGAGTGGCGGGCTGGAGGTTTTTAACCCCAACCCTGTTTGTTCGTCTTGTTCCTGCAGTGTGAACGTAGCCTCGTGCTGTTCAGACTGTGCTGATGACAGAGGGGTCACTGTCCCGGGTTTCCTTTGCTAActctgctaagctaacagctgagCTCGATaacagctgttagcttagcgtTTAAAACTCGGCGGTGTCATGTTTGTTTCTCCAGCTATCATCAAGTCCAACTTATTCTCCCGCTTCACTGAACTCTACTTTGACCCCTGACCCAGATCCGACCTGAAGCTTGTTAGCCACGTTAGCCACGTTAGCCTGTCTATCACAACTCAGACCAACTGGCACTTACTTCTTATCCTGTCCATCAAAACGGCGTCTTGGTCGTGAGCTCGTCGCGGGTTCATTGAACCTGATGATCCGTGACACTCATTCATGAACACACTCTGGTCTTCTCTCGGCCTTCTCGCGTCGAGGTCGTAGCATCCTGAAATTAGCAGCATCTCTGCCCTTTCTGTCTCGGCTTCGTGTAGGCGCTCCCTCGGTGTGACCGTGTCTCTCCTCACGTTGTTTCATCATTCGTTCCTGTACTGTTTACAGATTGTCTTTGgattttccctctttgtttgCTGCATTCCTCCTGATCAGACAGCTGATTTCTAACCTGTTTGAACAGCGTTGGCCACGTCAGCCCAGTGAGTCCCAAAGCGGGGTCCAGGACCCCCTGAGGGTCTGTGGCACGTGACCATTGGCTCTGCAGAACGTGCAGGTGTGGACGGCTTGTGCCAAAGTGTGCAATAAAACAATTATGACACAATACCATCGATCCTCCCACGTTAACGGCACGTCATGATGATGATCGCcgatgaagacaaacagtgcAGCCGTCTTGTAATTTCTTGTGATTTTGAACATGAATCATTTCTCTTTGCACTTATTCGTTTTACTTTCATGGAGAGACTCTGGTGCTTCGGTGCAGtagcttgtttttctcctcactttctTTGACCAGAAGGTTTTCTGAGTTCTGTTTGGAACAGAAGGACCTTGTTTACTGTAACCCGCAGCCATCAGTGTCGTGTTgaggcagaaaacacatttgGGTGCATGAGATGAGGTCCTCCtcactttttgctgttttccatcacttttagTTGATCGTCTGTAAGTAGCTGCCCGTTTGGGTCCATGctcagtgaaaaaacaaaacattttttccaggATATTAAACAAAAAAGCATAAGTAGCAAGAACAACGTTTGTGTCcgggaaaataaaaacagctgcttcactTCTAAAGCAGAGCTGTACGAAGGTTAACTTTCCCTTTGTCTTGGAGCTGACTTGCAGAAGGGTTGAAGCTGGAGTGAGTCGGTAACGTTGGAGAAACCAGGAAGAGTCGACTAGAGTTTGAAGCTACGAGGTTAGCTGCTGCTGCGTTAGCGTTAGCTCCTCCTTCAGGGTCATCGCTAACCGTATCATGTCTCATTCACACGTGAAAACACCTGATTATCACGAACGTAAACGATGAACTTCTGCTCGTGCTCACAGCGTCgggctagcatgttagcattgggaAGTTTTGGCTGCACTTTCACTGCCGTTACTGTGCGACTAGCTCGCTGTAGCTTTAGCAACGTACCTGCCGAGCCGCGTGGAGGACTCCAGTCATGCACAGTGAGCGCGTGCAGGTCGACCATGTGATTGTTTCATCCAGGCCAAATGAAATTGATTGGATGGGCTTATTActgccacagacacagacgctgggtttttgtatttatttattattccaGTGCATTTGACTGACTGACCTTTTCTGTACTGGTGGGTTTCAATGACTTAAATACCAGTTTGGTATTTTCCAAGTTAGTTCATGACTAAAGCATTAAGAAAAGAGGAACGCTGCCAGACCAGACCctaaaacagactgtgtgtgacgGCCTCTCAGCAGAGCTTTTAGGCCTTTGTGCGAGCAGGCTGGAGGATCTGTGGCTCTGAGTGACCTCCTCCCTCAAACACTGTGGATAATGCTCTTGATATACTGCGTGTGGGCGAGTTTTGGCTGATTTGTCACTGATCCAACCCAACTCACAACTCCACTTCCGAGTTCCTGCAGCTGACCTCTTCCCCCTCCTGTTGCAGAACGCTCGCCACATCcttccgccccccccccccccctcctccgtCTCCATTCCCTTCCAGCCTCATGCTACCTCCTGGCCTCCCCCTCCTTACCCGCCCCCCCCTTCAGTCAGCTTGCCTGCCAGCCTCCGGTGGAAGCCCTGCCAGAGGAGGTTGAGTCACACTGAGtcatcagcttcactgtctTCATCCTGGCAAACACGACAAAAACATGAACCTACTCATTGAgtgtgacatgaaaacaaagcactcAAGGGAGGGGTTAATGAAGGTTACAGGAGGTAAACACAAGCGTGGGGCGGAAATAATGTAACTTGCTGTACTGTACGCTCCACGTCTGGCTGACTAATGTTGACACGATCACATAATTTCATGCAGATACACTTCATTTTATCTCGAACATGTGACTGAGGCCTCCGTCTCTCAGCAGGTAAATAAGCACACTTACGGCCCTGTTTGGAGGTTTGCTTCCCCTCTTTGTACGACTGTTTGTCATGAAAAATGTCGCACACCTGGCAGGTGAAACGGCTCAACACTGAGttcttctaagtgcttccaaaggcagcTGGACCTGCTcgtggttctagaagacgttcctcctctcatccaaaaggcttcttcagttctgcaTCATGCCAATCGTTGGGGTCACATGAGTAAAGGTGTAGCTGGCACAGTAGGTGTTGATGGGTGACTCAGTGGGTCTACTCAAGACTGAGAGCATCACTGAAACCACATGATGAGCCGTGGGAGTGCAGGGCACAGCTGGATGCTTGTGTGTCAGAGCTCATGTGATCTGCAGGTGAAACAGTCGAGGGCTTTGCTGACTCCACGCAAAGTTAGCAGCATGTTTTTATCTTCAGTTAAGATACATGTGAAAGTACGTTTTGGGAAATACAAAGTTACCGTGACACTGATAGGAAGTGAAATTTGCATTGCTGTAACGGATTCTTATCGCATGGcggctgtttttcttcccttgTCCAACTGCAGGTCTGCGTTGACAACGTGCTCAAGACGATGAAGGAGAACGCCAACAAAGCCAGCAGCATCCTGCTCACTGCAATACCCCAGATTAGTCAGATGGATTGGGCTCAGACAATGAAGACCTTGAAAGTAAGTTGTCGACTTTGTGAtgattcatttccattcagcAGTTCGGAGAAGTGCTGACAGAAGGTCTGTTTACTTTTTCGGCTGACTATCTCCAACTGAGATCAGATTTATGATGCCTTCCTTCTCACTTAACCACCTCCTTAAACTGTTTCAAAAGAGTAATCAAACGTCCGGAGCGTGACGGCCCTCCAAACTGCTCCACAGCTGAGCAGATGGCCTGTAGCTGACTCAGACGCTCGCACCTTCAAAGTGTCACGAAAAAGTAAAACTCTGCAGGTTTAACTTTGAATGGAAATCTGCTCAAAGCacgaaaacacacagaagagtcTTAACTCAACGTATGTGTTAATAAAGACCTCACACGTGCAAACAACAGCACACGTGTTTGATAAACGTGTATGACATGAATTACACTTCAGAAAACCACGAGACGCACCGTGTTTTCACACCGGGCACGTCCTCTGGTCCGTTTGTAAGGAGAGTTTTGAACGTGCTCGAAGCACTTTGAGGCTGCAGGAAGCTGAGCAGCTAATTTTCTGTTCCAAACCTCATTGGAAATAATTAAAGTTTGGAAAAAGATTCGCATCAAAGCTCCCgtatatttaatttatttaatttatttacattttttaatgatgACAAGCTCACCAGCTCTAATAAGGGTTAAAAACagatcattgttgttgttgttgttgttgttgttctatGAATACATTCACTTCCTGGAAACGTTTGGCCTCAGTCTGCCCTGAAACATCTTCCGTTTGATCTAAATGTAGTTATTGTTGCTTCGTATCTGTGAGACATTTGTGGAAATACGCTGTTTTGCTCCTTGTGTTACAGTCAATGGCACAATCTTCAGTCATGTTAccaaagcactgaaaaacaaaggagCAGAACTCGGACTCGGACTCGGACCCGGACCCGGACCGCCACCCGCACCGGCTCGGACCACAGACTCAGCCCTGCCTGTGGATTTGTCATCAGTGAATCACAAGAAAGTGCCTCACATAAATAATGCAtgtgctctgtctgcagctggacattcattgttttttctggaCTCAAACCCCACCCACCCCACTCATCCCCACCCCCCCACTCATCCCCACCCCcgccaccacccccaccccactcACCCCCACCCCACTCATACTGATTCACAGGCCACTGTTTTTCTCTGGAACTC contains the following coding sequences:
- the mtap gene encoding S-methyl-5'-thioadenosine phosphorylase isoform X2 — encoded protein: MASAVPIKIGIIGGSGLDDPDILEGRTERYVDTPYGKPSDALILGKIKNVECVLLARHGRQHTIMPSNVNYQANIWALREEGCTHLLVTTACGSLREEIQPGDIVIIDQFIDRTTKRAQTLFDGQPTSPPGVCHVPMAEPFCNRTREVLVEVARSLGIKCHVRGTMLTIEGPRFSSRAESLMFRQWGADVINMTTVPEVVLAKEAGLCYASIAMATDYDCWKEHEEAVCVDNVLKTMKENANKASSILLTAIPQISQMDWAQTMKTLKSMAQSSVMLPKH
- the mtap gene encoding S-methyl-5'-thioadenosine phosphorylase isoform X1; this encodes MASAVPIKIGIIGGSGLDDPDILEGRTERYVDTPYGKPSDALILGKIKNVECVLLARHGRQHTIMPSNVNYQANIWALREEGCTHLLVTTACGSLREEIQPGDIVIIDQFIDRTTKRAQTLFDGQPTSPPGVCHVPMAEPFCNRTREVLVEVARSLGIKCHVRGTMLTIEGPRFSSRAESLMFRQWGADVINMTTVPEVVLAKEAGLCYASIAMATDYDCWKEHEEAVCVDNVLKTMKENANKASSILLTAIPQISQMDWAQTMKTLKVSCRLCDDSFPFSSSEKC